From Erigeron canadensis isolate Cc75 chromosome 8, C_canadensis_v1, whole genome shotgun sequence, one genomic window encodes:
- the LOC122580269 gene encoding AMSH-like ubiquitin thioesterase 3, which translates to MRPPMININAMARKIDVDNRIPIRNYYRIADNLLKQAHIYREEKNIIDLYVMLLRYSSLVMDTIRFHRDYLTLCSEERRYSKKQLRVVIEELESLKSEVDRHVDGLNKCHTSSEEYQTNGHGGTAHRSGDSSFQLPPVNNTLSFSPDDKQLHQRESALSWNQNLGSTPNNQSGSINMQFQKLSLLPTPRQETLSRHSLLGPNGLRGQLSNPSAQIKVQYPTYSDFNSNDNLSLVQSVQSDITGVKDGNSGVDISTMESVLSLDDGRWSRPVVEEFDEDFFLSGNIRQPSPPPVRARLQPEHSHIPPSRVADPRPGPANSFQDDSPTSNTYQHLHIPVKMMQDFLRLAQQNTKRNLETCGVLAGSLKNRTFQITTLIIPKQESTSDSCQTLNEEDIFDVQDKRSLFPLGWIHTHPSQRCFMSSVDLHTHYSYQIMLPEAIAIVMAPTDESSPHGIFHLSDPAGVNLIRNCDQRGFHPHEEPDDGSPIYEHCSHVYMNEIMNFDVVDLR; encoded by the exons ATGAGACCGCCGATGATCAACATCAACGCCATGGCTCGGAAGATCGACGTCGATAATCGAATTCCTATTCGCAATTATTACCGCATCGCCGATAATCTTCTTAAACAG GCACACATATATCGAGAGGAGAAGAATATTATAGATTTGTATGTTATGCTTCTAAGATATTCAAG CTTGGTAATGGATACTATAAGATTTCATCGTGACTACCTAACTTTATGTTCAGAGGAACGAAGATATAGCAAGAAG CAATTACGTGTGGTGATAGAGGAGCTGGAATCTTTGAAATCAGAAGTTGATCGTCATGTAGATGGCTTAAACAAGTGTCATACTAGTAGTGAAGAATATCAAACGAATGGCCATGGAGGAACCGCACATAGGTCAGGAGATTCTTCTTTTCAACTGCCTCCTGTCAATAACACACTTTCTTTTAGCCCTGATGATAAGCAG CTTCACCAGAGGGAAAGTGCGCTCTCCTGGAACCAGAACCTTGGGAGTACACCAAATAACCAATCTGGTTCCATTAACATGCAGTTCCAAAAGCT ATCTCTTCTGCCAACTCCTAGACAAGAAACTTTATCGAGACATTCTCTTCTAGGTCCTAATGGTCTTCGTGGTCAATTGTCAAATCCTAGTGCCCAGATAAAG GTGCAATATCCAACATATAGtgatttcaattcaaatgataatttgAG CTTAGTTCAATCTGTGCAAAGTGATATCACTGGTGTCAAAGATGGAAATTCGGGAGTGGACATATCAACGATGGAATCAGTGCTCTCTTTAGATGATGGTAGATGGTCACGTCCAGTTGTGGAAGAGTTTGATGaagatttttttctttctggAAATATCAGGCAACCTTCTCCCCCTCCTGTGCGTGCTAGATTGCAACCAGAACATAGTCATATTCCTCCATCACGAGTTGCTGACCCAAGACCTGGACCTGCAAACTCATTCCAAGATGATTCACCCACTTCTAATACCTATCAGCATTTACATATT CCTGTGAAGATGATGCAAGATTTTTTGAGATTGGCGCAACAAAATACTAAAAGAAACTTGGAAACATGCGGAGTTCTTGCTGGTTCTTTG AAAAACAGGACTTTCCAGATCACCACGCTTATTATACCTAAGCAGGAGTCAACTTCTGACTCG TGTCAGACATTAAATGAAGAAGATATATTCGATGTTCAGGACAAGCGTTCTTTATTCCCTCTTGGATGGATTCAT ACGCATCCATCCCAACGCTGCTTCAtgtcatcagttgatctgcacACACATTACTCATATCAG ATTATGCTTCCAGAAGCAATTGCAATTGTAATGGCCCCTACAGATGAATCCAG CCCACATGGTATTTTCCACCTTTCTGACCCTGCTGGAGTAAATCTGATTCGGAACTGTGATCAACGTGGTTTTCATCCTCATGAGGAACCAGATGACGGTAGCCCAATTTATGAACATTGTTCTCATGTTTATATGAACGAGATTATGAACTTCGATGTTGTAGATCTTCGGTGA
- the LOC122579982 gene encoding ankyrin repeat-containing protein At5g02620-like — translation MNQQQYQQPQQNYTVVAMGPPPPIPPAMPPPPNLPHSDLLEGTRENYIKVGVPLYEASIKGDWNTAKRILDQQPELIRSAITENYETMLHIAASAESTKAVEEFVEKLVQLMDKQDLELQNKSYNTALSLAAAAGNVKTVTTMVKKNPAVTEIPSSNRMMPLYMAALFAKPDMVRYLYKISKKMSGDFWTHENRGWVLQKCVEADIFDVALQIVNDRPELCAKKGLLTDVLLALAQKTKAFKGIKPHIIIRFIKSLFAVFHVKLGHAEKDSEALQLLKLIWKKIAIMPKSEIDDIIRGPPLKQGNTIKGYPSRVLFCAAKMGNTKFIIELIQSYPDLIWKQDDKGQTIFHIAVKRRQAKIYNLLYEIGAMKDLITPIKDKKGNNMLHLVAKSAKPKRFQNVSGVALQMQRELLWFKEVEQMIPPNYRQRKNGDGKTPRDLFTTKHADLVSKGEDWMKNTASQCMVAATLIATIVFAAAFTLPGGYNQNNGIPFFRHKPSLIVFVISDAVSLIFSSASVLMFLSILTSRYAERDFLESLPKKLMFGLTTLFLSIVTMMVAFSASFFVLYHNHLKWVPITVTGLAGVPVLLFATLQFRLLGDVFYSTYRSRYLFKPKRRMLYF, via the exons GAACTAGAGAAAACTACATCAAAGTTGGTGTTCCGCTTTATGAAGCATCAATCAAAGGAGACTGGAACACTGCTAAACGCATTCTTGACCAACAACCAGAACTCATACGTTCTGCTATCACAGAAAATTATGAAACAATGCTTCACATTGCTGCATCAGCAGAAAGCACCAAGGCAGTGGAGGAGTTTGTGGAAAAGTTAGTGCAATTGATGGATAAGCAGGATCTTGAGCTACAGAATAAAAGTTACAATACTGCCCTCAGTTTAGCAGCTGCAGCTGGTAATGTGAAAACGGTCACGACAATGGTGAAAAAGAACCCAGCTGTGACGGAAATACCTAGTAGTAATAGAATGATGCCACTATATATGGCTGCTTTATTTGCAAAACCTGATATGGTAAGGTATCTATATAAAATTTCTAAGAAAATGTCAGGTGACTTTTGGACACATGAGAATCGGGGTTGGGTTCTACAAAAATGCGTTGAAGCTGATATATTTG ATGTTGCTCTACAAATAGTGAATGATCGACCCGAACTTTGCGCCAAGAAGGGATTACTCACCGATGTTCTCTTAGCTTTGGCTCAGAAGACTAAAGCTTTTAAAGGAATAAAGCCACATATTATCATCAGATTCATCAAGTCAT TATTTGCAGTTTTTCATGTGAAGTTAGGGCATGCTGAAAAAGACAGTGAAGCCCTCCAGCTACTAAaattaatttggaaaaaaattgCCATAATGCCTAAGAGCGAGATTGATGACATAATCCGTGGGCCACCTTTAAAGCAAGGAAATACTATAAAGGGCTATCCTTCCCGAGTACTTTTTTGTGCTGCAAAAATGGGCAACACGAAGTTTATAATTGAACTCATTCAGTCATATCCTGATCTAATATGGAAACAAGATGATAAAGGGCAAACTATTTTTCACATAGCTGTCAAACGTCGTCAAGCAAAGATCTATAATTTGCTATATGAGATTGGTGCAATGAAAGATCTAATAACTCCtattaaagacaaaaagggaAATAATATGTTGCATTTAGTTGCGAAGAGTGCTAAGCCAAAACGATTTCAGAACGTGTCAGGAGTTGCTCTACAAATGCAGCGAGAGTTACTATGGTTCAAG gAGGTAGAGCAGATGATCCCGCCTAATTATAGACAAAGAAAGAATGGAGATGGTAAAACACCACGTGACTTATTCACCACGAAGCACGCAGACTTAGTAAGCAAAGGTGAGGATTGGATGAAGAACACAGCATCACAATGTATGGTGGCTGCCACCCTCATAGCCACAATAGTATTTGCAGCCGCTTTTACACTCCCTGGGGggtacaaccaaaacaatggtATTCCTTTTTTCCGCCATAAACCATCCCTCATTGTTTTTGTAATCTCAGATGCCGTTTCCTTAATATTCTCATCAGCCTCAGTCCTTATGTTCTTATCTATCCTCACATCTCGTTATGCTGAGCGTGACTTCTTAGAATCATTACCCAAGAAGTTGATGTTTGGTCTTAcaacactctttctctctaTTGTGACCATGATGGTGGCCTTTAGTGCCAGTTTCTTCGTACTTTACCATAATCACTTAAAATGGGTGCCAATCACTGTGACTGGTTTGGCTGGTGTTCCGGTTCTTTTATTTGCTACATTGCAATTTCGTCTGTTAGGAGATGTGTTCTACTCAACTTATCGATCTAGATATCTCTTTAAGCCCAAGAGACGGATGCTTTACTTCTAA